The following proteins are co-located in the Microbacterium sp. SORGH_AS_0888 genome:
- the aroB gene encoding 3-dehydroquinate synthase yields the protein MTDQPTVVSVGGDAPYDVTVGRGVLDRIDAALPSATRKVLVVHPPTLSAKAAELRERLQASSAREVLLAEIPDAESGKRVEVAAFCWQVMGQADFTRTDAVVGFGGGAVTDLAGFVAATWLRGVALVQVPTTVLGMVDAAVGGKTGINTAEGKNLVGAFWPPRAVICDLDLLDTLSANERVAGFAEVVKAGFIWYPEILDLIEADPVAAVDPASPAFRRCIELAIEMKARVVGEDLREAGLREVLNYGHTLGHAIEHAERYQWRHGAAISIGMMYAAELSRLAGRLSDEAVDRHRRILEMLGLPLSYRAGAWPQLLATMQRDKKSRGGMLRFIVLDDIARPTVLQAPDESLLFAAYQEIGQ from the coding sequence ATGACAGACCAGCCGACCGTTGTCTCCGTGGGCGGCGACGCGCCGTATGACGTGACGGTGGGACGCGGCGTCCTCGACCGGATCGACGCGGCACTGCCGAGCGCGACACGGAAGGTGCTCGTCGTGCATCCGCCGACCCTGAGCGCCAAGGCCGCCGAGCTGCGGGAGCGGCTGCAGGCCTCGAGCGCCCGGGAGGTGCTGCTGGCCGAGATCCCGGACGCGGAGTCCGGCAAGCGGGTCGAGGTGGCCGCCTTCTGCTGGCAGGTCATGGGCCAGGCGGACTTCACACGGACGGACGCGGTCGTCGGGTTCGGCGGCGGCGCGGTGACCGATCTCGCGGGCTTCGTCGCCGCGACCTGGCTGCGCGGCGTCGCGCTCGTGCAGGTGCCCACGACGGTGCTCGGGATGGTCGACGCGGCCGTCGGCGGCAAGACCGGCATCAACACGGCAGAGGGCAAGAACCTCGTGGGCGCGTTCTGGCCGCCGCGCGCGGTGATCTGCGACCTCGATCTGCTGGACACGCTCAGCGCCAACGAACGGGTCGCGGGCTTCGCGGAGGTCGTGAAGGCGGGGTTCATCTGGTATCCCGAGATCCTCGACCTCATCGAGGCGGACCCGGTCGCGGCCGTCGACCCCGCGAGCCCCGCGTTCCGTCGCTGCATCGAGCTGGCGATCGAGATGAAAGCGCGGGTCGTCGGGGAGGACCTCCGTGAGGCGGGCCTGCGCGAGGTCCTCAACTACGGGCACACGCTCGGGCACGCCATCGAGCACGCGGAGCGGTACCAGTGGCGGCACGGTGCGGCGATCTCGATCGGGATGATGTACGCGGCCGAGCTGTCCCGGCTGGCGGGGCGTCTCTCGGACGAGGCGGTCGATCGGCATCGCCGCATCCTCGAGATGCTCGGCCTGCCCCTGAGCTACCGGGCCGGTGCGTGGCCGCAGCTGCTCGCCACGATGCAGCGCGACAAGAAGTCCCGCGGCGGGATGCTGCGGTTCATCGTGCTCGACGACATCGCGCGGCCGACCGTGCTGCAGGCGCCCGACGAGTCGCTGCTGTTCGCGGCCTATCAGGAGATCGGCCAGTAA
- a CDS encoding shikimate kinase — protein sequence MGAGKTSIGRRVARALDVPFVDTDALVVRDHGPIPDLFRSRGEAEFRRIERETVARALGNEGVIALGGGSVIDPQTRADLAAHRVVLLTVAPHVIGHRIGGGNRPLLAGEDPVTQWQRIMAERRPFYDEVSDVEFDTSRGPISEVVQAIVDWARERIAGEAHV from the coding sequence ATGGGGGCGGGGAAGACGAGCATCGGGCGGCGCGTCGCGCGCGCGCTCGACGTGCCCTTCGTCGACACCGACGCGCTCGTCGTGCGCGACCACGGCCCGATCCCGGACCTGTTCCGGTCGCGCGGCGAGGCGGAGTTCCGGCGCATCGAGCGCGAGACCGTCGCCCGTGCCCTGGGCAATGAGGGTGTCATCGCCCTCGGCGGCGGATCGGTCATCGATCCGCAGACGCGGGCGGACCTGGCCGCGCACCGGGTCGTGCTGCTCACGGTCGCTCCCCACGTCATCGGGCACCGCATCGGCGGGGGGAACCGGCCGCTCCTCGCGGGCGAGGACCCGGTCACGCAGTGGCAGCGCATCATGGCCGAGCGCCGGCCGTTCTACGACGAGGTGTCCGACGTCGAGTTCGACACCTCGCGCGGCCCGATCTCGGAGGTCGTGCAGGCGATCGTCGACTGGGCGCGGGAGCGCATCGCAGGAGAGGCACACGTATGA
- the aroC gene encoding chorismate synthase encodes MLRVLTAGESHGPELVAIMEGLPAGVPISRAAIQADLARRKLGYGRGSRMKFEEDELTISAGVRHGLSLGSPIAVRIGNTEWPKWVEVMSAEPVELTEKSRGRGAELTRPRPGHADLVGMQKYGFDEARPILERASARETAARVALGTLARAFLGELGIRLVSHTLSIGPVRVPEGAALPHPDDVDTLDADPLRCFDPDTSALMVAEVDAAKKDGDTLGGIVEVLAYGLPPGLGSHVQWDRRLDGKLAQALMSIQAIKGVEVGDGFLTTTRRGSAAHDELFASEDGIVRGSDRAGGTEGGMSTGTVLRVRAGMKPIATIPHALRTVDVATGDTASAHHQRSDVCAVPAAGVVAEAMVAIVLAESVLEKFGGDNVAETRRNLETYLAAIPDTLRSTTASDPGLL; translated from the coding sequence ATGCTCCGCGTCCTCACCGCCGGCGAATCGCACGGCCCTGAACTCGTCGCCATCATGGAAGGGCTCCCCGCGGGTGTCCCCATCTCGCGAGCCGCCATCCAGGCCGATCTCGCGCGCCGCAAGCTCGGCTATGGGCGCGGTTCGCGCATGAAGTTCGAAGAGGACGAGCTCACGATCTCCGCGGGCGTGCGTCACGGTCTGTCCCTTGGCAGCCCGATCGCGGTGCGCATCGGCAACACGGAGTGGCCCAAGTGGGTCGAGGTCATGAGCGCGGAGCCCGTCGAGCTGACCGAGAAGTCGCGGGGGAGGGGCGCCGAGCTGACGCGTCCGCGCCCGGGACACGCCGACCTGGTCGGAATGCAGAAGTACGGCTTCGACGAGGCGCGCCCGATCCTCGAGCGTGCGAGCGCGCGCGAGACGGCTGCCCGCGTGGCGCTCGGCACTCTGGCCCGCGCGTTCCTCGGGGAGCTCGGCATCCGACTGGTGAGCCACACGCTCTCGATCGGGCCGGTGCGCGTGCCCGAGGGCGCCGCCCTGCCGCATCCGGACGACGTCGACACGCTCGACGCGGATCCGTTGCGCTGCTTCGATCCGGACACGAGCGCCCTCATGGTCGCCGAGGTGGACGCGGCCAAGAAGGACGGGGACACTCTCGGCGGGATCGTCGAGGTCCTCGCGTACGGTCTGCCCCCGGGGCTCGGTTCCCACGTGCAGTGGGATCGTCGACTCGACGGCAAGCTCGCGCAGGCGCTCATGAGCATCCAGGCGATCAAGGGCGTCGAGGTGGGCGACGGCTTCCTCACGACGACCCGTCGGGGATCCGCGGCCCACGACGAGCTGTTCGCGTCGGAGGACGGCATCGTGCGCGGCAGCGATCGCGCGGGCGGCACCGAGGGCGGGATGTCGACCGGGACCGTGCTGCGGGTGCGCGCCGGGATGAAGCCCATCGCGACGATCCCGCACGCATTGCGGACCGTCGATGTCGCGACGGGCGACACGGCTTCGGCCCACCACCAGCGTTCCGACGTCTGCGCCGTGCCGGCTGCGGGCGTCGTGGCCGAGGCGATGGTCGCGATCGTGCTCGCGGAGTCGGTGCTCGAGAAGTTCGGCGGCGACAACGTCGCCGAGACCCGCCGCAACCTCGAGACGTACCTCGCGGCGATCCCCGACACGCTGCGCTCCACGACGGCGAGCGACCCGGGGCTTCTGTGA
- a CDS encoding shikimate dehydrogenase gives MLTHLAVWGDPIDHSRSPDLHAAAYRVLGLDWVYGRRRVAEHEFARELEGLGPSYRGLSLTMPLKQVAHLRAFQRDRHARLTGAVNTYLLSAAGPHGFNTDVGGLVRDLRERGFTGVERARIIGAGSTATSALVALAELGAKEVEVVARRRTAVGPLQHLGGDLLGVAVTPVPFFADAYAPVPLTVAALPGGAPLSDDAAATLADAGGALYDVVYGHWPSVLGTAWQRRGGEAWDGLGMLLQQAVLQVRIFVGGAPDRPLENEDEVIAAMRAALAGDAAVGD, from the coding sequence ATGCTGACGCACCTCGCCGTCTGGGGTGACCCGATCGACCACAGCCGGTCGCCCGACCTGCACGCCGCGGCGTACCGCGTGCTCGGACTTGACTGGGTGTACGGGCGTCGCCGGGTCGCCGAGCACGAGTTCGCGCGCGAGCTCGAGGGGCTGGGACCGAGCTACCGTGGCCTCTCCCTCACGATGCCGCTCAAGCAGGTCGCGCACCTGCGTGCGTTCCAGCGCGATCGGCACGCGCGGCTCACGGGAGCCGTCAACACCTACCTGTTGAGCGCGGCGGGACCGCACGGGTTCAACACCGACGTCGGCGGGCTCGTACGCGACCTGCGGGAACGCGGGTTCACGGGCGTCGAGCGGGCGCGCATCATCGGCGCCGGCTCCACCGCGACGTCTGCGCTGGTCGCCCTCGCCGAGCTGGGGGCGAAGGAGGTCGAGGTCGTCGCGCGCCGGCGCACCGCGGTCGGGCCGCTGCAGCACCTGGGAGGCGACCTGCTGGGGGTCGCCGTCACGCCGGTCCCGTTCTTCGCAGACGCCTATGCGCCGGTGCCGCTCACGGTCGCCGCCCTTCCCGGCGGCGCCCCGCTGTCGGACGACGCCGCGGCCACGCTCGCGGATGCCGGCGGCGCGCTCTACGACGTGGTCTACGGCCACTGGCCGAGTGTGCTCGGGACGGCATGGCAGCGCCGGGGCGGCGAAGCCTGGGACGGGCTCGGCATGCTGCTGCAGCAGGCGGTCCTCCAGGTGCGCATCTTCGTGGGCGGCGCTCCCGACCGACCGCTCGAGAACGAGGACGAGGTGATCGCCGCGATGCGTGCGGCACTCGCCGGCGACGCCGCCGTGGGAGACTAG
- the mltG gene encoding endolytic transglycosylase MltG, with protein sequence MSDTPPPSRRAAREAREARPTAETPSTGQAGDLEDLFTGRATTEAIGAPPARPTRRRRRAAGWIAFAIVVVLLGGLAGAGLWVWNTYEPQIRSLMGWQEPSDYEAGIAEGEATVTITSGDTGANVSDALFQAGVTRTSGVVYSYLVSSGQNPDFQPGVYKLQLKMTAAAAVAALLDPANRMSNTVQLQEGLTVSTSLERISSALQMSLDDLKAAAADPSAYGVSAPSLEGWLFPATYTFDPGTTPHDVIRTMVDRSVKALDDAQVAATDRERILTIASIIQREARNTDDFYKVSRVIQNRLDIGMKLQMDSTAQYGYGSMHDGTVSSSAAALADDNKWNTYVITGLPATPIANPGDLAIDAALHPAAGDWLYFVTVNLDTGETVFTSNDADHEAAVEQWRAWCTDHPDAGC encoded by the coding sequence ATGTCCGACACCCCGCCGCCCTCCCGACGTGCCGCCCGCGAGGCGCGGGAGGCACGGCCCACCGCCGAGACCCCGTCCACGGGACAGGCGGGCGACCTGGAGGACCTGTTCACCGGGCGTGCGACGACGGAGGCTATCGGCGCCCCGCCGGCGCGTCCGACCCGTCGCCGCCGCCGCGCCGCAGGCTGGATCGCGTTCGCGATCGTCGTCGTGCTGCTGGGCGGGCTCGCGGGAGCCGGCCTGTGGGTGTGGAACACGTACGAGCCGCAGATCCGCTCGCTCATGGGATGGCAGGAGCCGAGCGACTACGAGGCCGGCATCGCCGAGGGCGAGGCCACCGTCACGATCACGTCCGGCGACACGGGCGCGAACGTGTCCGACGCGCTGTTCCAGGCCGGCGTCACCAGGACTTCCGGCGTGGTCTACTCGTACCTGGTCTCCTCGGGCCAGAACCCCGACTTCCAGCCCGGCGTCTACAAGCTGCAGCTCAAGATGACGGCGGCGGCCGCGGTCGCCGCACTGCTCGATCCCGCGAACCGCATGTCGAACACGGTCCAGCTGCAGGAGGGGCTCACGGTGTCCACCTCGCTCGAGCGGATCAGCAGCGCGCTGCAGATGTCGCTCGACGACCTGAAGGCGGCCGCCGCGGACCCGTCGGCCTACGGCGTGAGTGCGCCGTCGCTGGAGGGGTGGCTGTTCCCGGCGACGTACACCTTCGATCCCGGGACGACCCCGCACGACGTCATCCGCACGATGGTCGATCGCAGCGTGAAGGCGCTCGACGATGCGCAGGTCGCCGCGACGGACCGTGAACGCATCCTCACGATCGCGTCGATCATCCAGCGCGAGGCGCGCAACACCGACGACTTCTACAAGGTCTCGCGGGTGATCCAGAACCGTCTGGACATCGGCATGAAGCTGCAGATGGACTCGACGGCGCAGTACGGCTACGGCTCCATGCACGACGGCACGGTGTCGAGCTCCGCCGCCGCACTCGCCGATGACAACAAGTGGAACACCTACGTCATCACGGGTCTGCCGGCGACGCCGATCGCGAACCCCGGCGATCTCGCGATCGATGCGGCGCTGCACCCCGCCGCCGGGGACTGGCTCTACTTCGTCACCGTCAACCTCGACACGGGCGAGACCGTGTTCACATCCAACGACGCAGACCACGAGGCGGCGGTCGAGCAGTGGCGCGCGTGGTGCACGGATCATCCGGATGCGGGATGCTGA
- the alaS gene encoding alanine--tRNA ligase — protein MKTAEIARRYLDFFEKNDHVIVPSASLVSDDPTLLFTVAGMVPFVPYLNGTVPAPFPRAADVQKCIRTNDIEEVGHTARHGTFFQMLGNWSFGDYFKEGAITYAWELLTRPEADGGLGFAEKDLWVTVYETDDEAAGLWRTIAGLPEERIQRMGREDNYWSTGQPGPAGPCSEIYFDRGPAYGRDGGPAVDDNRFTEIWNLVFMQYAINNVRSKVDFDIVGELPHKNIDTGMGLERVAFIKQGVENMYETDQVRPVLDRAVELSGRPYGREHEDDVRYRVIADHVRSSLMLLSDGVTPSNEGRGYILRRLMRRSIRAMRLLGVDGPTFPELFSASRDAMASAYPEVATDWDRISQYAFAEEDTFLRTLASGSTILDTAVAQTKSAGGATLSGSEAFLLHDTYGFPIDLTLEVAAEAGLDVDRAAFDELMQEQKTRAKADAKARRRAIADHSVYRELRAAGETVFTGYTDLETESSVLGLLVDGIPVDRAGEGQIAEVVLAETALYAESGGQVADKGVIVGPGYELEVLDVQRPVPGLISHTVEVTAGEVAVGAAATTVVDAVNRRAARQAHSATHLVHAALRDTLGRSATQAGSLNRAGYLRFDFTWSQALSDATKSEIEEITNNAVRDNLEVTTRVLSLAEAKELGAMALFGEKYGDTVRMVDIGGPWSRELCGGTHVSSSAEIGLVSLVGESSVGASNRRVEALVGLDAFRELAAERSIVSQLSTALKAPRDQLPARIAELTANLKAAEKKIAAFEARALAERAPALAESATRIGDVSLVAASVGEAASADDLRTLTLQVRDRMNDRAAVVALGAIVGGRPTVVVATNDGARGHGARAGVLAKAAAAVLGGGGGGRDDVAQGGGADPGTSGRRPRRGPPPDRRRVSGFRRGVRLGVDVGKARVGVARCDPDGLLATPVETVRRDGVAVARVVELAVEHEAVEILVGLPTSLSGADTPSTTDARAFAGAVAAAAPVPVRLVDERLSTVSAHAVLRQSGRSQRNSRSIVDQVAAVILLQSALDAEKQTGRPAGAPVPPAEENV, from the coding sequence ATGAAGACTGCCGAGATCGCGCGCCGTTACCTCGATTTCTTCGAGAAGAACGACCACGTCATCGTCCCCTCCGCCTCGCTCGTCAGCGACGACCCGACGCTGCTGTTCACGGTGGCCGGCATGGTGCCGTTCGTGCCGTATCTGAACGGCACGGTCCCCGCGCCCTTCCCGCGCGCCGCCGACGTGCAGAAGTGCATCCGCACGAACGACATCGAAGAGGTCGGGCACACCGCGCGCCACGGCACCTTCTTCCAGATGCTCGGCAACTGGTCCTTCGGCGACTACTTCAAAGAGGGCGCCATCACGTACGCGTGGGAGCTCCTCACGCGTCCCGAGGCCGACGGCGGACTCGGCTTCGCCGAGAAGGACCTCTGGGTCACGGTCTACGAGACCGACGACGAGGCCGCCGGCCTGTGGCGCACGATCGCGGGCCTGCCCGAGGAGCGCATCCAGCGGATGGGACGTGAGGACAACTACTGGTCGACCGGCCAGCCGGGACCCGCGGGACCCTGCTCGGAGATCTACTTCGACCGCGGTCCCGCCTACGGTCGCGACGGCGGTCCTGCGGTGGACGACAACCGCTTCACCGAGATCTGGAACCTCGTGTTCATGCAGTACGCGATCAACAACGTGCGATCGAAGGTCGACTTCGACATCGTCGGCGAGCTGCCCCACAAGAACATCGACACCGGGATGGGGCTGGAGCGGGTCGCCTTCATCAAGCAGGGCGTCGAGAACATGTACGAGACCGACCAGGTGCGTCCGGTCCTCGACCGCGCGGTCGAGCTCTCCGGCCGCCCCTACGGGCGCGAGCACGAGGACGACGTGCGCTACCGCGTCATCGCCGATCACGTGCGCTCGTCGCTCATGCTGCTCTCGGACGGGGTGACGCCCTCGAACGAGGGACGGGGCTACATCCTCCGCCGCCTCATGCGCCGCAGCATCCGCGCCATGCGCCTGCTGGGGGTGGACGGCCCGACCTTCCCCGAGCTGTTCTCCGCCTCCCGTGACGCGATGGCGTCCGCCTACCCCGAGGTCGCCACCGACTGGGACCGCATCTCGCAGTATGCGTTCGCGGAGGAGGACACGTTCCTGCGCACCCTTGCGTCGGGGTCGACGATCCTCGACACGGCGGTCGCGCAGACGAAGTCCGCAGGCGGCGCCACGCTGTCCGGCTCGGAGGCCTTCCTCCTGCACGACACCTACGGCTTCCCGATCGACCTGACGCTCGAGGTCGCCGCAGAGGCCGGGCTGGATGTCGACCGCGCGGCGTTCGACGAGCTCATGCAGGAGCAGAAGACCCGCGCGAAGGCCGACGCCAAGGCGCGGCGCCGTGCGATCGCGGACCACTCGGTGTATCGCGAGCTGCGGGCCGCCGGCGAGACCGTCTTCACCGGGTACACCGACCTCGAGACCGAGTCGAGCGTGCTCGGACTGCTGGTCGACGGCATCCCGGTCGATCGTGCGGGCGAGGGCCAGATCGCGGAGGTCGTCCTGGCCGAGACCGCGCTGTACGCGGAGTCCGGCGGTCAGGTCGCGGACAAGGGCGTGATCGTCGGTCCCGGCTACGAGCTCGAGGTCCTCGACGTCCAGCGTCCCGTGCCCGGCCTCATCAGCCACACGGTCGAGGTCACGGCGGGTGAGGTCGCCGTCGGCGCCGCCGCCACGACCGTCGTGGATGCGGTCAATCGCCGCGCCGCACGTCAGGCGCACTCCGCGACCCACCTGGTGCACGCGGCCCTCCGCGACACGCTGGGCCGCAGCGCCACGCAGGCCGGCTCGCTGAACCGTGCCGGATACCTCCGCTTCGACTTCACGTGGAGCCAGGCACTGTCGGATGCGACCAAGAGCGAGATCGAGGAGATCACCAACAACGCCGTGCGCGACAACCTCGAGGTCACGACGCGGGTGCTCTCGCTCGCGGAGGCCAAGGAGCTCGGCGCGATGGCGCTGTTCGGCGAGAAGTACGGCGACACGGTGCGCATGGTCGACATCGGCGGCCCCTGGTCGCGCGAGCTGTGCGGTGGCACGCATGTCTCCTCGAGCGCCGAGATCGGGCTCGTGAGCCTCGTGGGCGAGTCGTCCGTGGGCGCCTCGAACCGCCGTGTCGAAGCCCTCGTGGGACTCGACGCCTTCCGCGAGCTCGCCGCAGAGCGGTCGATCGTCTCGCAGCTCTCGACGGCGCTGAAGGCGCCGCGCGATCAGCTGCCCGCGCGGATCGCCGAGCTGACCGCGAACCTGAAGGCGGCGGAGAAGAAGATCGCCGCCTTCGAGGCGCGTGCGCTCGCGGAGCGGGCGCCGGCGCTGGCCGAGTCCGCCACCCGCATCGGGGACGTGTCGCTGGTGGCGGCATCCGTCGGCGAAGCGGCCTCGGCCGACGACCTGCGTACCCTCACCCTGCAGGTGCGGGACCGGATGAACGACCGTGCGGCGGTCGTCGCGCTGGGCGCGATCGTGGGAGGTCGCCCGACGGTCGTCGTCGCGACGAACGACGGCGCGCGCGGTCACGGAGCCCGAGCGGGCGTGCTCGCCAAGGCCGCGGCCGCCGTGCTCGGCGGAGGAGGCGGTGGACGTGACGACGTCGCCCAGGGCGGCGGCGCCGACCCTGGCACGTCTGGGCGACGCCCTCGCCGAGGTCCGCCGCCTGATCGGCGCCGCGTGAGCGGATTCCGCCGTGGCGTGCGCCTCGGCGTCGACGTGGGCAAAGCCCGGGTCGGGGTCGCACGATGCGACCCCGACGGGCTGCTCGCGACCCCGGTCGAGACCGTTCGGCGCGATGGCGTCGCGGTGGCGCGGGTCGTGGAGCTGGCTGTCGAGCACGAGGCGGTCGAGATCCTCGTCGGGCTCCCGACGTCGCTGAGCGGCGCCGACACGCCCTCCACCACGGATGCGCGAGCGTTCGCCGGGGCCGTCGCCGCCGCGGCGCCCGTCCCGGTGCGCCTGGTCGACGAGAGGCTGAGTACCGTATCCGCCCACGCTGTTCTGCGCCAGTCCGGTCGTTCGCAGCGGAACTCTCGTAGCATTGTCGATCAAGTCGCCGCCGTCATCCTGCTGCAGAGTGCGCTCGACGCGGAGAAGCAGACGGGGCGACCGGCCGGAGCACCCGTACCCCCGGCCGAGGAGAACGTCTGA
- a CDS encoding ATPase, whose protein sequence is MSAVKSFFWFVFGTLAGFVLAHLVDKDPRGHELLAEVDARISEFADRMGDAYRDQQARLNELIEADAPAAARDAD, encoded by the coding sequence ATGTCTGCGGTGAAGAGCTTCTTCTGGTTTGTGTTCGGCACGCTGGCCGGGTTCGTGCTCGCCCACCTCGTCGACAAGGACCCGCGTGGACACGAGCTGCTCGCCGAGGTCGACGCCCGTATCTCCGAGTTCGCCGATCGCATGGGCGACGCCTACCGCGACCAGCAGGCCCGCCTGAACGAGCTCATCGAGGCGGATGCGCCCGCCGCCGCCCGCGACGCAGACTGA
- the rpsD gene encoding 30S ribosomal protein S4 → MVTKSQDRRKVRLSRALGVALTPKAARYLEKRPYAPGEHGRTKRKADSDYAVRLREKQRLREQYGIREKQLRIQFEEARRKDGLTGENLVEQLEMRLDALVVRAGFARTTAQARQFVVHRHILVDGQIVDRPSFRVKPGQLIHVKQRSEGTEPFQVAAAGGHAEVLPPVPGYLEVDLSTLQARLVRRPKRAEVPVVCDVQLVVEYYAAR, encoded by the coding sequence GTGGTCACGAAGTCCCAGGACCGCCGCAAGGTCCGTCTGTCGCGCGCGCTCGGCGTCGCGCTCACCCCCAAGGCCGCGCGCTACCTCGAGAAGCGCCCCTACGCTCCCGGCGAGCACGGCCGCACCAAGCGGAAGGCCGACAGCGACTACGCCGTCCGCCTCCGTGAGAAGCAGCGCCTGCGCGAGCAGTACGGCATCCGCGAGAAGCAGCTGCGCATCCAGTTCGAAGAGGCCCGCCGCAAGGACGGCCTGACCGGTGAGAACCTGGTCGAGCAGCTCGAGATGCGTCTGGACGCCCTCGTCGTCCGTGCCGGCTTCGCCCGCACGACCGCTCAGGCCCGCCAGTTCGTCGTGCACCGCCACATCCTGGTCGACGGCCAGATCGTGGACCGCCCGTCGTTCCGTGTGAAGCCGGGTCAGCTCATCCACGTCAAGCAGCGCAGCGAGGGCACCGAGCCCTTCCAGGTGGCTGCCGCAGGCGGGCACGCCGAGGTGCTGCCCCCCGTCCCGGGCTACCTCGAGGTCGACCTGTCGACGCTGCAGGCCCGTCTCGTCCGCCGCCCCAAGCGTGCCGAGGTCCCCGTGGTCTGCGACGTCCAGCTGGTCGTCGAGTACTACGCCGCGCGCTGA
- a CDS encoding replication-associated recombination protein A: MSGSAALFGTPTPLAVRMRPVSLDEVAGQRHLLRPGSPLVALADPERRTTGAVSVILWGPPGTGKTTLAQAIARSSGRRFIELSAITAGVKDVREVMQEALNQRDLYGQSTILFLDEIHRFTKAQQDALLPGVENGWVVLIAATTENPSFSVISPLLSRSLLLTLETLSDDDLGELIDRAVTDARGLAGAVELEPEARAALIQLASGDARRALTALEAAASMAPEGEPVTADVVSQAVDRALLRYDRQGDEHYDVISAFIKSIRGSDPDAAIHYLARMIEAGEDPRFIARRLVISAAEDIGLADPQALQIATAAADAVQFIGMPEGRIPLAEATLYLATTAKSNAAYLAINQAIADVRAGKSGRVPKHLRDAHYAGAKRLGHGKGYRYPHDSEIGVVAQQYLPDTLRGTRYYEPTNHGQERDVQARLEKIRRIVDGE, encoded by the coding sequence ATGAGCGGATCGGCGGCCTTGTTCGGCACGCCCACGCCTCTGGCGGTGCGGATGAGGCCCGTGTCGCTCGACGAGGTGGCGGGCCAACGCCATCTGCTGCGCCCGGGCTCGCCGCTCGTCGCCCTCGCCGACCCCGAGCGTCGCACGACCGGTGCCGTGTCGGTCATCCTCTGGGGCCCGCCCGGCACGGGCAAGACCACGCTCGCGCAGGCGATCGCCCGTTCCTCCGGGCGGCGGTTCATCGAGCTGTCGGCGATCACCGCGGGCGTGAAGGACGTCCGTGAGGTCATGCAGGAGGCGTTGAACCAGCGCGACCTCTACGGACAGTCGACGATCCTCTTCCTCGACGAGATCCACCGGTTCACGAAGGCCCAGCAGGACGCGCTGCTGCCCGGCGTGGAGAACGGATGGGTCGTGCTGATCGCGGCGACGACGGAGAACCCGTCGTTCTCGGTCATCTCGCCGCTCCTCTCGCGGTCGCTGCTGCTGACGCTGGAGACGCTGTCCGACGACGATCTGGGCGAGCTGATCGATCGCGCCGTCACGGATGCGCGGGGGCTCGCCGGTGCCGTCGAGCTCGAGCCCGAAGCACGTGCCGCGCTCATCCAGCTCGCGTCGGGTGACGCCCGGCGCGCGCTCACGGCCCTGGAGGCCGCGGCATCCATGGCGCCCGAGGGAGAGCCGGTGACCGCCGATGTCGTCTCGCAGGCCGTCGACCGGGCGCTCCTGCGGTACGACCGGCAGGGAGACGAGCACTACGACGTCATCAGCGCCTTCATCAAGTCGATCCGCGGCTCCGATCCGGATGCGGCGATCCACTACCTCGCGCGAATGATCGAAGCGGGCGAGGACCCCCGGTTCATCGCCCGTCGACTCGTGATCTCGGCGGCGGAGGACATCGGCCTCGCCGATCCGCAGGCGCTCCAGATCGCGACGGCCGCCGCCGACGCCGTGCAGTTCATCGGCATGCCGGAGGGGCGGATCCCGCTCGCCGAGGCGACCCTGTACCTCGCCACCACGGCCAAGTCGAACGCCGCATACCTCGCGATCAACCAGGCGATCGCCGACGTCCGTGCCGGCAAGTCCGGGCGCGTGCCGAAGCACCTGCGCGACGCGCACTACGCGGGGGCGAAACGGCTCGGGCACGGCAAGGGCTATCGGTACCCGCACGACAGCGAGATCGGCGTCGTGGCGCAGCAGTATCTCCCCGACACCCTCCGCGGCACCCGCTACTACGAGCCGACGAACCACGGCCAGGAGCGCGATGTGCAGGCGCGCCTCGAGAAGATCCGCCGCATCGTCGACGGGGAGTAG
- a CDS encoding dioxygenase has product MAATAREREERAARERARVYAARQELHRRQVGRRRRDDVIAGVAGGILVLAIAGVQFAYYETGPGAPAPSDTSTSTPQPTTTDAVSPDPASTDGGIPDPASTPAG; this is encoded by the coding sequence GTGGCGGCGACGGCGAGAGAGCGCGAGGAGCGTGCGGCACGGGAGCGTGCCCGCGTGTACGCCGCGCGGCAGGAACTGCACCGGCGACAGGTCGGCCGCCGACGCCGGGACGACGTGATCGCGGGCGTCGCGGGCGGCATCCTCGTGCTGGCGATCGCCGGAGTCCAGTTCGCGTACTACGAGACGGGGCCCGGCGCGCCGGCGCCGAGCGACACCTCGACGTCCACGCCCCAGCCGACCACGACCGACGCCGTGTCGCCGGATCCCGCGTCGACCGATGGGGGCATCCCGGACCCCGCGAGCACGCCCGCGGGCTGA